A region from the Geobacillus vulcani PSS1 genome encodes:
- the dnaJ gene encoding molecular chaperone DnaJ yields MAKRDYYEILGVSKNATKDEIKKAYRKLSKQYHPDVNKAPDAAEKFKEIKEAYEVLSDDEKRARYDRFGHADPNETFGGGFQGGGFDFGGFSGFGGFEDIFETFFGAGPRRRANGPRKGADVEYMMTLTFEEAAFGKETEIEIPREETCDTCQGSGARPGTSPTSCPHCHGSGQVTSEQTTPFGRIVNRRTCPVCGGTGRYIPEKCPTCGGTGRVKRRKKIHVKIPAGVDDGQQLRVAGQGEPGVNGGPPGDLYIVFRVEPHEFFQRDGDDIYCEVPLSFAQAALGDEIEVPTLHGPVKLKIPAGTQTGTRFRLKGKGVPNVRGYGQGDQHVIVRVVTPTKLTEKQKQLLREFDRLGGDTMHDGPHGRFFEKVKKAFKGEA; encoded by the coding sequence ATCATCCAGATGTGAACAAAGCCCCGGATGCCGCGGAGAAGTTTAAGGAAATTAAAGAGGCGTACGAAGTGCTGAGCGATGATGAAAAGCGGGCCCGCTACGACCGCTTCGGCCATGCCGACCCGAACGAAACGTTTGGCGGCGGATTTCAAGGCGGCGGATTTGATTTCGGCGGTTTTAGCGGCTTTGGCGGCTTTGAAGATATTTTTGAAACGTTTTTCGGCGCCGGTCCGCGTCGGCGGGCGAACGGTCCGCGCAAAGGCGCGGATGTCGAGTATATGATGACGCTTACGTTTGAAGAAGCGGCGTTCGGAAAAGAAACAGAAATTGAAATTCCGAGGGAAGAGACGTGCGACACGTGCCAAGGCAGCGGTGCAAGACCGGGTACAAGCCCGACGTCTTGTCCGCATTGCCACGGCAGCGGGCAAGTGACAAGCGAACAAACAACGCCGTTTGGCCGCATCGTCAATCGCCGAACATGTCCCGTCTGCGGCGGCACAGGCCGGTACATTCCGGAGAAATGCCCAACGTGCGGCGGCACGGGGCGCGTCAAACGGAGGAAAAAAATTCATGTCAAAATTCCAGCCGGTGTCGACGACGGGCAGCAGCTGCGCGTCGCCGGTCAAGGGGAGCCGGGGGTCAATGGCGGGCCGCCGGGGGATTTGTACATCGTCTTCCGCGTCGAACCGCATGAGTTTTTCCAACGCGACGGCGACGATATTTATTGCGAAGTGCCGCTGTCGTTCGCCCAAGCGGCGCTTGGCGATGAAATTGAAGTGCCGACGCTTCATGGCCCTGTAAAGCTGAAAATCCCAGCCGGCACGCAAACGGGCACGCGCTTCCGCTTGAAGGGAAAAGGGGTGCCGAACGTGCGCGGCTACGGCCAAGGCGATCAGCACGTCATCGTCCGCGTTGTGACGCCGACGAAGCTGACCGAAAAACAAAAGCAGCTGTTGCGCGAGTTTGATCGGCTCGGCGGAGACACGATGCACGACGGGCCGCACGGACGTTTTTTTGAGAAAGTCAAAAAGGCGTTTAAAGGAGAAGCGTAA
- the prmA gene encoding 50S ribosomal protein L11 methyltransferase has protein sequence MKWSEISIHTTHEAVEAISNILHEAGAGGVVIEDPYDLVKERDDWYGEIVELNPDDYPEEGVVIKAYLPVNSFLGETVEQIKQAINNLWLYDIDLGKNKITLSEVNEEEWATAWKKHYHPVKVSEKFTIVPTWETYEPASSDELIIEMDPGMAFGTGTHPTTVMCLQALEKYVRPGDHVIDVGTGSGILSIAAAMLGARSVRALDLDPVAVDSARLNVKLNKVQHIVTVSQNNLLDHIEEPADVIVANILAEIILRFTDDAYRLLKPGGRFITSGIIQAKKQDVQDGLLAAGFAIEEINVREDWVAVVACKP, from the coding sequence ATGAAATGGTCAGAAATCAGCATTCACACGACGCATGAGGCGGTCGAGGCGATTTCGAACATTTTGCATGAAGCGGGCGCCGGCGGAGTCGTCATCGAAGACCCGTACGATTTGGTCAAAGAACGGGACGACTGGTACGGCGAGATCGTTGAACTCAACCCGGATGACTATCCGGAAGAAGGGGTGGTCATTAAGGCATATTTGCCCGTCAACAGCTTTCTTGGCGAAACGGTCGAACAAATTAAGCAGGCGATTAACAATTTATGGCTGTATGATATTGACCTTGGCAAAAATAAAATTACATTGAGCGAAGTGAACGAAGAGGAATGGGCAACGGCATGGAAAAAGCATTATCACCCGGTGAAAGTGTCGGAAAAGTTTACGATTGTGCCGACGTGGGAAACGTACGAGCCAGCGTCTAGTGATGAGCTGATCATTGAAATGGATCCCGGCATGGCGTTTGGGACCGGCACGCACCCGACGACGGTCATGTGCCTGCAGGCGCTCGAAAAGTACGTGCGGCCCGGCGATCATGTCATTGACGTCGGCACCGGCTCCGGCATTTTAAGCATCGCCGCGGCGATGCTTGGCGCTCGATCGGTGCGGGCGCTCGATCTGGATCCGGTGGCGGTCGACAGCGCGCGGCTGAACGTGAAGCTCAATAAGGTGCAGCATATCGTAACGGTCTCACAAAACAATTTGCTCGACCATATCGAGGAACCGGCTGATGTGATCGTTGCCAACATTTTAGCGGAAATCATTTTGCGCTTTACCGATGACGCCTACCGGTTGTTAAAGCCAGGCGGACGCTTCATCACGTCCGGCATCATTCAGGCGAAAAAGCAGGACGTCCAAGACGGGTTGCTTGCCGCCGGCTTTGCCATTGAGGAAATCAACGTGAGAGAAGATTGGGTGGCGGTTGTCGCCTGCAAACCATAA
- a CDS encoding 16S rRNA (uracil(1498)-N(3))-methyltransferase, producing MQRYFVSSQAQQGGIVAISGDDAHHIARVMRMKPGDGIVCVFPDGRAAVCEIEQIANEHVQARIVQWKEEQSELPVRIYIAQGLPRGEKWELVIQKGTELGAAGFLPFEAARSVVKWDVKKAEKKVERWKKIAKEAAEQAERTAVPDVRAPLSFAELLAFGETVDVRLFAYEKEARDDRHAGLPALLSRLRPGGALLAVFGPEGGFSPEEAERLEQHGFVPCSLGPRILRTETAPLYLLAAASYEWELRAQGEEAARGR from the coding sequence GTGCAGCGCTATTTCGTTTCCAGCCAGGCGCAACAAGGCGGGATCGTCGCGATCAGCGGCGATGACGCCCATCATATCGCCCGCGTCATGCGCATGAAGCCGGGGGATGGGATCGTTTGCGTCTTTCCCGACGGCCGCGCAGCGGTGTGCGAAATTGAACAAATTGCCAATGAGCATGTGCAAGCCCGTATTGTACAATGGAAAGAGGAGCAAAGCGAGCTGCCGGTGCGCATTTACATCGCCCAAGGGCTTCCGAGAGGCGAAAAATGGGAGCTCGTCATCCAAAAAGGAACAGAGCTCGGCGCCGCCGGGTTTCTTCCGTTCGAAGCCGCCCGCTCGGTTGTGAAATGGGACGTGAAAAAAGCGGAGAAAAAAGTCGAGCGGTGGAAAAAAATCGCGAAAGAAGCAGCTGAGCAGGCTGAACGAACGGCAGTGCCGGACGTGCGGGCCCCGCTTTCGTTTGCCGAGCTTCTTGCCTTTGGCGAAACGGTCGATGTTCGCTTGTTTGCCTACGAAAAAGAGGCGCGGGACGACCGGCATGCTGGACTTCCGGCGCTTCTTTCCCGCCTCCGTCCGGGTGGCGCGCTGCTGGCGGTCTTTGGGCCGGAGGGCGGGTTCAGCCCGGAAGAAGCGGAACGACTCGAGCAACACGGCTTTGTGCCATGCAGCCTCGGCCCGCGTATTTTGCGCACCGAAACGGCGCCGCTCTATTTGCTTGCCGCCGCTTCCTATGAATGGGAGCTGCGCGCACAAGGCGAAGAAGCGGCGCGTGGGCGATAA